A part of Diprion similis isolate iyDipSimi1 chromosome 12, iyDipSimi1.1, whole genome shotgun sequence genomic DNA contains:
- the LOC124412822 gene encoding hemolymph lipopolysaccharide-binding protein-like: MSIALRMLFLQLVCMLVVSVTSNGYQVPYNTASVTTTISLPAGYVYYPTVNAAYKIHQDKLSWSNAKDACASEGGRLAVIDTLEKVEFINRIRNPSTNVWVGIEKKNDNWVTADTQARLFYLPWGTNQPYGIGDCAAVKKSGTGLKSRMCFWSEPYVCEIRTATVVPQNGYYQQPTKNGHYIP, encoded by the exons ATGTCCATCGCGCTAAGAATGCTGTTTTTGCAGCTAGTCTGCATGTTGGTTGTTTCGGTGACGTCGAATGGTTATCAGGTACCGTATAACACCGCGTCGGTCACAACGA CCATCAGTTTACCGGCGGGCTACGTTTACTATCCGACCGTAAATGCAGCCTACAAAATACATCAGGATAAGCTCAGTTGGAGTAACGCAAAGGATGCTTGCGCTTCCGAGGGAGGCCGCCTCGCCGTGATTGACACTCTTGAGAAAGTTGAATTCATAAATAGGATCAGGAATCCGAGTACGAATGTTTGGGTCGGTattgagaaaaagaatgacAACTGGGTTACTGCTGACACAC AGGCACGTTTGTTCTATCTACCGTGGGGAACGAATCAGCCTTATGGTATCGGGGACTGTGCTGCTGTAAAGAAAAGTGGTACAGGACTAAAGAGCAGGATGTGTTTCTGGTCGGAACCCTACGTCTGCGAAATTCGTACAGCAACGGTAGTGCCACAGAATGGCTATTACCAGCAACCAACAAAGAACGGACATTACATTCCATAG
- the LOC124412823 gene encoding CD209 antigen-like protein E, with protein MNEWLVILHLTCLPVISVISHHAGSPNEFARASNLPSGYINYPNLAIAFKVHRERRNWSSAKLVCKHEGGRLAVIDTHEKIGYIKLQKPKFSEVWVGLNRKDVHWVAAENPESRHTRLPWETNGPDSFGNCAAVNVRGDGLCNKVCIWRKAFVCEIPTATAMSYQIRNTV; from the exons ATGAACGAATGGCTCGTCATTCTCCATCTGACCTGTCTGCCGGTTATTTCGGTAATTTCCCACCACGCCGGATCTCCCAACGAATTCGCAAGGG CCTCAAATCTCCCGTCTGGTTACATTAACTATCCGAACTTGGCGATAGCTTTCAAAGTTCATCGCGAACGACGCAACTGGTCAAGTGCAAAGTTGGTGTGCAAACACGAGGGAGGTCGTCTGGCCGTCATCGACACCCACGAAAAGATAGGATACATAAAATTGCAGAAGCCAAAGTTCTCTGAGGTCTGGGTCGGTCTGAACAGAAAAGACGTGCACTGGGTTGCTGCGGAGAACC CGGAATCGCGACACACGCGTTTACCTTGGGAAACGAATGGTCCGGATTCCTTCGGAAATTGTGCCGCTGTAAACGTTAGGGGTGACGGACTGTGTAATAAGGTTTGTATATGGCGAAAGGCGTTCGTCTGCGAAATTCCCACTGCCACAGCCATGTCGTATCAGATACGGAACACGGTCTAG